In a genomic window of Paramicrobacterium chengjingii:
- a CDS encoding LysR family transcriptional regulator — protein MAISTRQLEYFLVTAELGTMTAAAAELFVSQSAISLSISQLEADLGIDLFVRSNPRQLHLSVAGQELLADARRLLSDFRELEDNAQAQGSVERGRLFIGWYQTLGPRLLPGVIEAFEKRYPDVTVHITEGGTTELCAALHQGSIELAVLYDLDIDQSLDTISLMEARPYVLVSPDHELAQLDTISMADLAPHDMILYAPPGEYYLSLLKSHGVNPRVKYRFNNYETVRSFTARGLGYSVLHQRQPVNASYEGRELTLREFSDDVPNLGIFLATRHLARLTRRAQAFIEQTKAEFRD, from the coding sequence CAGCTCGAGTACTTTCTGGTGACGGCCGAGCTGGGCACCATGACAGCGGCCGCCGCCGAGCTATTCGTGTCGCAGTCGGCGATCTCGCTCTCCATTAGCCAACTCGAAGCCGATCTCGGCATTGATCTATTCGTGCGTTCGAACCCGCGTCAGCTACATCTCTCGGTGGCGGGGCAGGAACTGCTCGCCGATGCCCGGCGGTTGCTCTCGGATTTTCGCGAGCTGGAAGACAATGCTCAAGCTCAGGGCTCGGTCGAGCGAGGGCGCCTATTTATCGGTTGGTACCAGACTCTCGGGCCGAGGCTTCTTCCCGGGGTGATCGAGGCATTTGAGAAGCGCTACCCCGACGTCACCGTGCACATCACTGAGGGCGGAACAACCGAGCTCTGCGCTGCTCTGCATCAGGGCTCGATCGAGCTCGCCGTTCTGTACGACCTCGATATCGATCAGTCGCTCGACACGATCAGTCTGATGGAAGCGCGCCCCTACGTGCTGGTCTCTCCCGATCACGAACTCGCGCAGCTCGATACCATTTCCATGGCGGATCTCGCGCCACATGACATGATTCTCTACGCCCCACCGGGAGAGTATTACCTCTCGCTGCTGAAATCTCATGGGGTGAACCCGCGAGTCAAGTACCGCTTCAACAATTACGAGACTGTTCGTTCGTTCACCGCACGTGGGCTCGGCTATTCAGTGCTTCATCAGCGCCAACCCGTGAACGCAAGCTACGAGGGACGCGAGCTGACGCTTCGCGAGTTCAGCGACGACGTGCCCAATCTCGGTATCTTCCTCGCCACACGGCACCTGGCCCGGCTCACCAGACGCGCCCAGGCGTTCATCGAGCAAACGAAAGCCGAGTTCCGCGACTAG